The Croceicoccus marinus genome contains a region encoding:
- a CDS encoding cob(I)yrinic acid a,c-diamide adenosyltransferase produces MVRLNKIYTRTGDDGTTGLVDGSRLPKHHARMEAIGAIDEANSAIGLAAAALSGDRMAEVLHRVQNDLFDLGADLATPLADGEDFAPSEMVLRMVGSQTAWLESAIDDATAKLEPLTSFILPGGSEAAARLHVARASARRAERSVVAMAGQVPVNPAASAYINRLSDLLFVLARLANDGGRADVLWVPAANR; encoded by the coding sequence ATGGTCCGGCTGAACAAGATCTACACGCGCACGGGCGACGACGGCACCACCGGCCTCGTCGACGGATCGCGCCTGCCCAAGCATCACGCCCGCATGGAAGCCATCGGCGCCATCGACGAGGCGAATAGCGCCATCGGCCTCGCCGCTGCCGCGCTATCCGGCGACCGCATGGCCGAGGTGCTGCACCGCGTGCAGAACGATCTGTTCGACCTTGGTGCCGATCTAGCGACACCGCTGGCGGATGGCGAGGATTTCGCCCCGTCGGAAATGGTGCTGCGCATGGTCGGATCGCAGACCGCATGGCTGGAAAGCGCCATCGACGATGCGACGGCGAAGCTCGAACCGCTGACCAGCTTCATCCTCCCCGGCGGCAGCGAAGCCGCCGCGCGCCTGCATGTCGCCCGCGCCAGCGCGCGCCGCGCCGAACGCAGCGTCGTCGCCATGGCGGGCCAGGTTCCGGTCAATCCCGCCGCCAGCGCCTATATCAACCGGCTGTCCGACCTGCTGTTCGTGCTGGCCCGGCTTGCGAACGATGGAGGGCGCGCCGACGTGCTGTGGGTGCCCGCGGCAAATCGCTGA
- the gluQRS gene encoding tRNA glutamyl-Q(34) synthetase GluQRS yields MIVTRFAPSPNGPLHLGHAYAAIAAHDRARAGARTGDDSGRFLVRIEDIDGARSRGEFADAALEDLRWLGLDWDEEAIRQSSRIAGHAAALDRLKRDGLVYPCRCTRAEIAAAATATGPDGPIYPGTCRGRHAAGDGPVAWRLDMAEATRRTGPLAWQDEIAGTVRATPEIFGDVILGRKDAPGSYHLAVTLDDAADGITVVTRGMDLFASTHVHRLLQALLGLPVPVWHHHALLLDADGQKLAKRRGSPSLAQRRLAGEDGRALADRLRAGVLPGELTLGTS; encoded by the coding sequence ATGATCGTCACCCGCTTCGCCCCCAGCCCGAACGGCCCGCTGCACCTGGGCCATGCCTATGCGGCGATCGCGGCGCATGACCGGGCGCGGGCGGGCGCCCGGACGGGTGATGACAGCGGCCGCTTCCTCGTCAGGATCGAGGATATCGACGGTGCGCGCAGCCGCGGCGAATTCGCGGATGCCGCGCTGGAAGACCTGCGCTGGCTCGGCCTGGACTGGGACGAAGAGGCGATCCGCCAGTCTTCCCGCATCGCGGGCCATGCCGCCGCGCTCGACCGGTTGAAGCGCGATGGCCTTGTCTATCCCTGCCGCTGCACCCGCGCCGAAATCGCCGCCGCCGCGACCGCGACGGGACCGGACGGGCCGATCTATCCCGGCACCTGCCGCGGGCGGCATGCCGCCGGCGACGGCCCGGTTGCATGGCGGCTCGACATGGCGGAAGCCACCCGCCGCACCGGGCCCCTGGCATGGCAGGACGAGATCGCGGGCACCGTGCGCGCCACGCCCGAAATCTTCGGCGACGTGATACTGGGCCGCAAGGACGCGCCGGGTAGCTATCATCTGGCGGTGACGCTGGACGATGCGGCGGACGGGATCACGGTGGTGACGCGGGGCATGGACCTGTTCGCCTCCACCCATGTCCACCGCTTGCTGCAGGCGCTGCTCGGCCTGCCCGTGCCGGTGTGGCACCACCACGCGCTGCTGCTCGATGCGGACGGGCAGAAGCTTGCCAAGCGGCGCGGATCGCCGTCGCTGGCGCAGCGCCGGCTGGCGGGCGAGGACGGGCGCGCACTGGCGGACCGGCTGCGCGCGGGCGTGCTGCCCGGCGAGCTGACATTGGGGACGAGCTGA
- a CDS encoding HNH endonuclease, protein MFRAELIEQKARLASADDDPVRKLASCPALVLNADYTPLSYYPLSLWPWQTAIKAVFLDRVAIVASYDREVHSPSLDMKIPSVIALREFVKPSQFPAFTRFNLFLRDRFCCQYCGSPRQLTFDHVVPRRLGGRTSWENIVTACAPCNMKKGGRTPKQAHMHLHVDPIRPTSWQLQEKGRGFPPNYLHETWRDWLYWDIELEE, encoded by the coding sequence ATGTTTCGGGCTGAGTTGATCGAACAGAAGGCCAGGCTCGCAAGTGCAGACGACGATCCCGTCCGCAAGCTTGCGAGCTGCCCTGCCCTTGTCCTCAACGCCGATTACACGCCGCTTTCCTATTATCCTTTAAGCCTGTGGCCATGGCAGACCGCGATCAAGGCGGTGTTCCTCGACCGGGTGGCGATCGTCGCCAGCTATGACCGGGAAGTGCATTCCCCCTCGCTCGACATGAAGATCCCCAGCGTGATCGCGCTCCGCGAATTCGTGAAGCCCTCGCAGTTCCCGGCCTTCACCCGCTTCAACCTGTTCCTGCGCGACCGATTCTGCTGCCAGTATTGCGGCAGCCCCCGGCAGCTGACCTTCGACCACGTGGTCCCCCGGCGGCTGGGCGGGCGCACCAGCTGGGAAAACATCGTTACCGCCTGCGCGCCGTGCAACATGAAGAAGGGTGGGCGCACGCCGAAGCAGGCGCATATGCATCTGCATGTCGACCCGATCCGCCCGACCAGCTGGCAGCTGCAGGAAAAGGGGCGCGGCTTTCCGCCCAACTATCTGCACGAGACGTGGCGCGACTGGCTGTACTGGGATATCGAGCTGGAGGAATAG
- a CDS encoding DUF1993 family protein translates to MSFTNLLVPTYVPMLTNLSAWLDKAKAQMPGDEAEALLSARLADDMYPLATQLRFACVQALEAVHRLQGMPFPGRIGELVQQGRDAGERPGSIAEAQAVIAAAIAEVEALDAGALDADPDSAIVHELPNGMVLDLTAQQYARDWAIPQFYFHVMTAYAILRHRGVEIGKADYCAHVLPFLRPVPQDV, encoded by the coding sequence ATGTCCTTCACCAATCTCCTCGTCCCGACCTATGTGCCGATGCTGACAAATCTGTCGGCGTGGCTCGACAAGGCGAAGGCGCAGATGCCCGGCGACGAGGCCGAGGCGCTGCTGTCGGCGCGGCTGGCGGACGACATGTATCCGCTGGCGACCCAGCTGCGCTTTGCCTGCGTGCAGGCGCTGGAAGCGGTGCACCGGCTGCAGGGGATGCCATTTCCGGGCCGCATCGGCGAGCTGGTGCAGCAGGGGCGCGACGCGGGCGAGCGGCCCGGTTCCATCGCCGAAGCGCAAGCCGTGATCGCCGCCGCCATCGCCGAGGTCGAGGCGCTGGATGCAGGCGCGCTGGATGCCGATCCGGACAGCGCCATCGTCCACGAATTGCCCAATGGCATGGTGCTGGACCTGACCGCGCAGCAATATGCGCGCGACTGGGCGATCCCGCAGTTCTATTTCCACGTGATGACCGCCTATGCGATCCTGCGCCACCGCGGTGTGGAGATCGGCAAGGCGGATTATTGCGCGCATGTCCTGCCGTTCCTGCGCCCGGTGCCGCAAGACGTCTGA
- the hemH gene encoding ferrochelatase — protein MSDTETTHQAATPQAVMPRPADHPTAPTGRVAVLLVNLGTPDAAEKGAVKRYLAEFLSDRRVVEIPPIAWQPILRGIILNTRPKKSAHAYSQVWTEDGSPLAAITRRQAEALQARLGDRVKVDWAMRYGRPAIADKVQALKDAGFDRILFAPLYPQYSGATTATAVDSLGAALGRMRWQPAIRTLPPYHDDPAYIAALQADIARQIAALAWEPEVLLLSFHGMPERTLHLGDPYHCHCRKTARLLAGAMAQTHPDLRIDVTFQSRFGRAKWLEPATDVVLQAEGKAGTKRLVVAAPGFSADCLETLEELAMQGRDQFTGAGGEQFAALACLNDGAPGMDMLESLVVRELGGWV, from the coding sequence ATGAGCGATACCGAGACGACCCATCAGGCCGCGACGCCGCAAGCTGTCATGCCGCGCCCCGCCGACCACCCGACCGCGCCGACGGGCCGCGTCGCGGTGCTGCTGGTGAACCTGGGCACGCCCGACGCGGCGGAGAAAGGCGCGGTGAAGCGCTACCTCGCCGAATTCCTGTCCGACCGCCGCGTGGTCGAGATACCGCCGATCGCCTGGCAGCCTATCCTGCGCGGCATCATCCTGAATACACGGCCGAAGAAATCCGCCCACGCCTATAGCCAGGTCTGGACCGAGGACGGCTCCCCGCTCGCCGCGATCACCCGCCGCCAGGCGGAGGCGCTGCAGGCGCGGCTGGGGGATCGGGTCAAGGTCGACTGGGCGATGCGCTATGGCAGACCCGCGATCGCCGACAAGGTGCAGGCGCTGAAGGACGCGGGCTTCGATCGCATATTGTTCGCGCCGCTCTATCCGCAATATTCGGGCGCGACCACCGCGACGGCGGTCGACTCGCTGGGCGCGGCGCTGGGCAGGATGCGCTGGCAGCCTGCGATCCGCACCCTGCCGCCCTATCACGACGACCCGGCCTATATCGCCGCGCTGCAGGCCGATATCGCGCGGCAGATCGCGGCGCTGGCGTGGGAGCCCGAGGTCCTGCTGCTGTCGTTCCACGGCATGCCCGAACGCACGCTGCATCTGGGCGATCCCTATCACTGCCATTGCCGCAAGACCGCGCGCCTGCTGGCGGGCGCGATGGCGCAGACCCATCCGGACCTGCGCATCGACGTCACCTTCCAGTCTCGCTTTGGCCGCGCCAAATGGCTGGAACCCGCCACCGATGTCGTGCTTCAGGCCGAGGGCAAGGCGGGCACGAAACGGCTGGTCGTCGCCGCGCCGGGCTTTTCCGCCGATTGCCTCGAAACGCTGGAGGAGCTGGCGATGCAGGGCCGCGACCAGTTCACCGGAGCGGGGGGAGAGCAATTCGCCGCGCTCGCCTGCCTGAACGACGGGGCGCCCGGCATGGACATGCTGGAATCGCTGGTCGTCCGCGAACTGGGCGGCTGGGTCTAG
- a CDS encoding molybdopterin cofactor-binding domain-containing protein — translation MTPPPPEPDSADKRKPRDRAGPHVTRRNLMIAGAAGGGIIAIWALMPRDYPVPLSAGEAEHAFNAWIKVGRDGVVTVAVPELEMGQGSTTLFPRIAAQELGADWRQVAVEPAAISAAYADPVLAARWSGLWSASWLGSANRLGLADDPDDYLVERHAETERLMATAEGTGIAAYEMKLREAAAAVRTVLAMAAAERWDVNFEECTAEAGFITHQDKSLRFGELVDEAARLTPPDPVPLRPDPASATMPELTGNAALGEAGYFVRLDAPSKVDGSYPFAADIRIPDLVYAATAHGPLADSELDSFDADANDGAARRVIGYLGRVEGPGWLACVATSQWAAEKALGLMKPRFRPGRALPDDARIQSALDQAMAEGAPEVIHQRADPLPALQGMGVTEASYSFAPQIHGTIETASATARIMDGRLSLWMATQAPGAARRAAAEALGIPESDVVVLPVGAGGSFDARLEVAIAREVAAIAFAIGRPVQLTYSRWQEHLRALPLPPARIDCRALVGQRGTIRAWHSRIARPAAARQMHARLDEGLRPEAAMEAASGLVDPPALMGHAPPYAIPELLVDCVPADIGVPVGRLRGNGEIHPCFAAECFVDEVARANGEEPLSFRVAMLGDNPRLFACLQGAAQIAGWDGGSDGSSQGLACWQMADPAGRPEGGGYIAVIANARLGSSEAGGGVEVSSLSAHVDIGRIIDYDLALQQIEGGLLYGMALALGMAVGFDGGLVRERTLGALNLPQLSRMPEISVAFADSLAPPFDPGEIGVVAAPPAIANALRAATGSRYRTMPIRVSASQLAPANPPQQADAAADAALEPAAEDAAPDSAAPAYDEPVELPDGSMAR, via the coding sequence ATGACGCCCCCGCCGCCCGAGCCGGATTCGGCCGACAAGCGCAAGCCGCGCGATCGCGCGGGTCCGCATGTCACGCGCCGCAACCTAATGATCGCGGGCGCGGCGGGCGGCGGGATCATCGCGATCTGGGCGCTGATGCCGCGCGACTATCCCGTCCCGCTCTCGGCCGGAGAGGCGGAACATGCGTTCAACGCCTGGATCAAGGTCGGACGCGACGGTGTGGTGACGGTCGCCGTGCCCGAGCTTGAGATGGGGCAGGGATCGACCACATTGTTTCCCCGCATCGCGGCGCAGGAACTGGGCGCGGACTGGCGCCAGGTCGCGGTAGAGCCCGCCGCGATCAGCGCCGCCTATGCCGATCCGGTGCTGGCGGCGCGCTGGTCGGGGCTCTGGTCGGCAAGCTGGCTGGGGTCGGCGAACCGGCTGGGACTGGCCGACGACCCGGACGACTATCTGGTCGAGCGGCATGCCGAGACCGAGCGCCTGATGGCCACCGCCGAAGGCACCGGCATCGCGGCCTATGAAATGAAACTGCGCGAGGCTGCCGCCGCGGTCCGCACCGTCCTCGCCATGGCGGCCGCCGAACGCTGGGACGTGAATTTCGAGGAATGCACCGCCGAGGCGGGCTTCATCACCCATCAGGACAAGAGCCTGCGCTTCGGCGAGCTGGTCGACGAAGCCGCCCGGCTGACGCCCCCCGATCCCGTCCCGCTGCGTCCCGATCCCGCCAGCGCGACCATGCCCGAACTGACCGGCAATGCCGCGCTGGGAGAGGCGGGCTATTTCGTCAGGCTCGACGCGCCGTCCAAGGTCGACGGCAGCTATCCCTTTGCCGCCGACATCCGCATCCCCGACCTGGTCTATGCCGCCACCGCGCATGGTCCGCTGGCTGATAGCGAGCTGGACAGCTTCGACGCCGATGCCAACGACGGCGCCGCGCGCCGCGTGATCGGCTATCTGGGCCGGGTCGAGGGGCCGGGCTGGCTGGCCTGCGTCGCGACCAGCCAGTGGGCGGCGGAAAAGGCGCTTGGGCTGATGAAACCGCGCTTTCGCCCGGGCCGCGCTTTGCCCGACGATGCAAGGATCCAGAGCGCGCTGGACCAGGCGATGGCCGAAGGCGCGCCCGAGGTGATCCACCAACGGGCCGACCCGCTGCCCGCGCTGCAGGGCATGGGCGTGACCGAGGCGTCCTACAGCTTTGCCCCGCAGATCCACGGCACGATCGAGACGGCCAGCGCCACCGCGCGCATCATGGACGGACGCCTGTCGCTGTGGATGGCGACGCAGGCGCCCGGCGCCGCCCGCCGCGCCGCTGCCGAGGCGCTGGGCATTCCCGAAAGCGACGTCGTGGTGCTGCCCGTGGGCGCGGGCGGCAGCTTCGATGCGCGGCTGGAAGTCGCCATCGCGCGCGAGGTCGCCGCCATCGCCTTTGCCATCGGCCGCCCGGTGCAATTGACCTATTCGCGCTGGCAGGAACATCTGCGCGCCCTGCCGCTGCCGCCCGCGCGCATCGACTGCCGCGCGCTGGTCGGGCAGCGGGGCACGATCCGCGCCTGGCACAGCCGCATCGCCCGGCCCGCCGCCGCGCGCCAGATGCACGCCCGCCTGGACGAGGGGCTGCGCCCCGAAGCGGCGATGGAGGCGGCATCGGGGCTGGTCGATCCGCCCGCGCTGATGGGCCATGCGCCGCCCTATGCGATACCCGAACTGCTGGTCGATTGCGTGCCCGCCGATATCGGCGTGCCGGTCGGACGCCTGCGCGGCAATGGCGAGATCCATCCCTGCTTCGCCGCCGAATGCTTCGTGGACGAGGTTGCCCGCGCCAATGGCGAGGAGCCTCTGTCGTTTCGCGTCGCCATGCTGGGCGATAATCCGCGCCTGTTCGCCTGTTTGCAGGGGGCGGCGCAGATCGCGGGCTGGGACGGCGGCAGCGACGGCAGCAGCCAGGGGCTGGCCTGCTGGCAGATGGCCGATCCCGCCGGGCGGCCCGAGGGCGGCGGCTATATCGCGGTGATCGCCAATGCGCGGCTGGGATCGAGCGAGGCGGGGGGCGGGGTCGAGGTGTCCAGCCTGTCGGCCCATGTCGATATCGGGCGCATCATCGACTATGACCTTGCGCTGCAGCAGATCGAGGGCGGGCTGCTTTATGGCATGGCGCTGGCGCTGGGCATGGCGGTCGGCTTCGACGGCGGCCTGGTGCGCGAACGCACGCTGGGCGCGCTGAACCTGCCGCAGCTGTCCCGCATGCCCGAAATCAGCGTGGCCTTTGCCGACAGTCTCGCGCCGCCGTTCGATCCGGGCGAGATCGGCGTGGTCGCCGCGCCGCCAGCCATCGCCAACGCATTGCGCGCCGCGACCGGCAGCCGTTACCGCACGATGCCGATCCGCGTCAGCGCTTCGCAACTGGCCCCGGCGAACCCGCCGCAGCAGGCCGATGCCGCCGCCGACGCGGCCCTCGAACCCGCGGCAGAGGATGCCGCACCCGATTCCGCCGCGCCCGCCTATGACGAGCCGGTCGAACTGCCCGACGGGAGCATGGCACGATGA
- a CDS encoding Mrp/NBP35 family ATP-binding protein, whose amino-acid sequence MAERSGDAPAPKGPRLIAVGSGKGGVGKSTLSANLAVALARKGRRVGLVDADIYGPSQPRLLAAEGMKPKAREKQLIPVDTAFGVSMLSMGQLVEPGKAIAWRGPMAAGALTQLMEADWGDIDDLVIDLPPGTGDVQLTMIQKFKPAGAVIVSTPQDLALIDATRAIAFFEKADVPVLGVVENMAGYVCPHCGEASDPFGTGGAEAEAKRLGYPFLGRIPLAIDIRTASDAGRPPAAGEGAIADSFAGLADRLLEGVR is encoded by the coding sequence ATGGCGGAGCGCAGCGGTGACGCGCCCGCGCCAAAGGGCCCGCGGCTGATCGCGGTCGGATCGGGCAAGGGCGGCGTGGGCAAATCGACGCTGTCGGCCAATCTGGCGGTCGCGCTGGCACGCAAGGGCCGCAGGGTCGGGCTGGTCGATGCCGACATCTACGGTCCCTCGCAGCCGCGCCTGCTCGCGGCCGAGGGTATGAAGCCCAAGGCGCGCGAGAAACAGCTGATCCCCGTGGATACCGCGTTCGGCGTGTCGATGCTGTCGATGGGCCAGCTGGTCGAGCCGGGCAAGGCGATCGCGTGGCGCGGCCCGATGGCGGCAGGCGCGCTGACGCAATTGATGGAGGCCGACTGGGGCGACATCGACGATCTGGTGATCGACCTGCCGCCCGGCACCGGCGACGTGCAGCTGACCATGATCCAGAAATTCAAGCCCGCGGGCGCGGTGATCGTCTCCACCCCGCAGGACCTTGCGCTGATCGACGCGACCCGCGCCATCGCCTTTTTCGAAAAGGCCGACGTGCCCGTGCTGGGCGTGGTCGAGAACATGGCTGGCTATGTCTGCCCCCACTGCGGCGAGGCGAGCGATCCGTTCGGCACCGGCGGCGCGGAGGCGGAGGCGAAGCGTCTGGGCTATCCGTTCCTGGGTCGCATCCCGCTGGCCATCGACATCCGCACCGCCAGCGACGCGGGCCGCCCGCCCGCCGCGGGCGAGGGGGCGATCGCCGATTCCTTCGCCGGGCTGGCGGACCGGCTGCTAGAGGGCGTGCGATGA
- a CDS encoding protease modulator HflK, producing MNTMGGSVKDAILGMVGRNPWGSSGSGRDDEVSGEAAPDGDSPAPAGEDRPPRSKPKNPWLPDGGAGSTGGPRRAANIEDLFGRRGGRGPGGGPSGGGGGSFPRMPQAPGGKSWVPLVIVAVIAFWILLTSFHMIGPKEQGIVTTFGKYERTLRPGVSFTMPWPIQQVEVEDVTSIRRDTIPEGEGEKLMLTGDQNLVDLSYLIRWNIKDLKLYTFQLAEPDETVKEVAEAAMRAAVAEVTLDEALSGSGRAEIERSVAANMQALLDAYRAGVTIQGVEIKKADPPGQVIDAFREVLAAQQDAQSDINRARAWAEQVTARAEGEAQEFDEVYQQYRLAPEVTRRRLYYETMERVLRETDSTVVETDGVVPYLPLPETRRSTSPAPQAAPQENN from the coding sequence ATGAACACGATGGGCGGGTCCGTGAAGGACGCAATACTGGGAATGGTCGGCCGCAACCCTTGGGGCTCGTCCGGCAGCGGACGGGATGACGAGGTGTCGGGCGAAGCCGCGCCCGATGGCGATTCTCCGGCTCCGGCCGGAGAGGACAGGCCGCCCCGGTCGAAACCCAAGAACCCCTGGCTGCCCGATGGCGGCGCCGGTTCCACCGGCGGCCCGCGCCGCGCCGCGAATATCGAGGATCTGTTCGGCCGCCGCGGCGGACGCGGTCCCGGCGGCGGGCCAAGCGGCGGCGGCGGCGGCAGTTTCCCGCGCATGCCGCAGGCCCCCGGCGGGAAGAGCTGGGTGCCGCTGGTCATCGTCGCGGTGATCGCGTTCTGGATCCTGCTGACCAGCTTCCACATGATCGGCCCCAAGGAACAGGGCATCGTCACCACTTTCGGCAAGTACGAACGCACGCTGCGCCCCGGCGTGTCCTTCACCATGCCCTGGCCGATCCAGCAGGTCGAGGTCGAGGACGTCACATCGATCCGCCGCGACACGATCCCCGAGGGCGAGGGCGAGAAGCTGATGCTGACCGGCGACCAGAACCTGGTCGACCTGTCGTATCTGATCCGCTGGAACATCAAGGACCTCAAGCTCTATACCTTCCAGCTGGCCGAGCCGGACGAGACGGTGAAGGAAGTGGCCGAGGCCGCGATGCGTGCCGCCGTCGCCGAAGTGACGCTGGACGAGGCGCTGTCCGGTTCGGGCCGCGCCGAGATCGAGCGCAGCGTGGCGGCGAACATGCAGGCGCTGCTCGATGCCTATCGCGCGGGCGTCACCATCCAGGGCGTCGAGATCAAGAAGGCCGACCCGCCCGGACAGGTGATCGACGCATTCCGCGAGGTTCTGGCCGCCCAGCAGGACGCGCAGTCCGACATCAACCGTGCGCGTGCATGGGCCGAACAGGTCACCGCCCGCGCCGAGGGTGAGGCGCAGGAGTTCGACGAGGTGTACCAGCAGTACCGCCTGGCCCCCGAAGTGACGCGCCGCCGCCTGTATTACGAAACCATGGAGCGCGTGTTGCGCGAGACCGACAGCACCGTCGTCGAGACCGATGGCGTGGTGCCCTATCTTCCCCTGCCCGAGACCCGGCGGAGCACCAGCCCCGCCCCGCAGGCCGCCCCGCAGGAGAACAACTGA
- the hflC gene encoding protease modulator HflC: MERIWERWKLWIIGAGIALVVALSSFIVVPETMQAVIVRTGEPDRVANRYRPNADFGNTGAGIVFRIPILERVVWVSKQVLDVDMQRQEVLSRDQRRLEVDAYARFRIIDPVLMVETAGSTERVAEALQPILNSVLRQRLGTRSFQSLLTADRSAAMEEIREGLDREAREYGAQVIDVRIKRADLPEGRPLETAFTRMETARKQESDTIRAQGSKQAQIIRGEAQAEASATYAQAFNQDPEFYDFYRAMQSYDAVFADSSRGSESSIILSPDNEYLRQFQGRR, encoded by the coding sequence ATGGAACGGATCTGGGAACGCTGGAAGCTGTGGATCATCGGCGCGGGCATCGCGCTGGTGGTCGCGCTGTCCTCCTTCATCGTGGTGCCCGAGACGATGCAGGCGGTGATCGTCCGCACGGGTGAGCCCGACCGCGTCGCCAACCGCTATCGCCCTAATGCCGATTTCGGCAATACCGGCGCGGGCATCGTGTTCCGCATCCCCATACTGGAGCGCGTGGTGTGGGTGTCGAAGCAGGTGCTCGACGTCGACATGCAGCGCCAGGAAGTGCTGAGCCGCGACCAGCGCCGCCTCGAAGTGGATGCCTATGCGCGGTTCCGCATCATCGACCCCGTTCTGATGGTCGAGACCGCCGGCAGCACCGAACGCGTGGCCGAGGCGCTGCAGCCGATCCTGAACTCGGTGCTGCGCCAGCGGCTGGGCACGCGCAGTTTCCAGTCGCTGCTGACCGCCGACCGCAGCGCGGCAATGGAAGAGATCCGCGAAGGTCTTGACCGCGAGGCGCGCGAATATGGGGCGCAGGTGATCGACGTAAGGATCAAGCGTGCCGACCTACCCGAGGGGAGGCCGCTGGAAACCGCCTTCACCCGCATGGAAACCGCAAGGAAGCAGGAATCGGACACGATTCGCGCGCAAGGGTCCAAGCAGGCGCAGATCATCCGCGGCGAGGCGCAGGCCGAGGCGTCGGCCACCTATGCGCAGGCGTTCAACCAGGATCCCGAGTTCTACGACTTCTATCGCGCGATGCAGAGCTATGACGCAGTGTTCGCGGACAGCAGCAGGGGCAGCGAAAGCTCGATCATCCTGTCGCCGGACAATGAATATCTGCGCCAGTTCCAAGGTCGCCGCTGA
- a CDS encoding Do family serine endopeptidase, which translates to MKQDTKRTTIVRYAYSVTAALLAGGAALSFATGFPAGAQVAQNDDASINRVVPRSGAPASFAELTAQLQPAVVNISTRQRVQVANNPFAGTPFEGLFGGQGQNQTREAQSLGSGFIISADGYVVTNNHVISVQGDGELESITVTMPDGTEYEAELIGKDPESDLAVLKIQSDRDFPFVEFGSSSDARVGDWIIAIGNPFGLGGTVTSGIISAVFRNTNSGGIYDRYLQTDAAINRGNSGGPMFDMQGNVIGINNAIFSPTGGSVGIGFAIPADTAAPIVEKLIAGQSIERGYLGIQINPVTDDLASSLGLPRNRGEFVQSVVPGGAADQAGLQPGDVVVKVAGRDITPDQTLSYTVANIEPGTRVPIEIIRNGQRRTLTATIGLRPSQEELADSFANPDDEEDEGFGNPGTEGEQEYIAEKLGLSAIPLTPEIRRQLGVGSDTQGMVIAAVAASSDAGQKGLRRGDIILSANYQDVTSVAELESAVRAAERDDREAVLLRVQRRGQPAIYLPIRLSRD; encoded by the coding sequence ATGAAACAAGATACCAAGAGGACCACGATCGTGCGTTACGCCTATTCGGTCACAGCCGCGCTGCTTGCTGGCGGCGCCGCCCTTTCCTTTGCCACCGGCTTCCCCGCCGGCGCGCAGGTCGCGCAGAACGACGATGCGTCGATCAACCGCGTGGTGCCCCGTTCGGGCGCGCCCGCCAGCTTCGCCGAGCTGACGGCGCAGCTGCAGCCGGCGGTGGTGAACATCTCCACCCGCCAGCGCGTGCAGGTCGCCAATAATCCGTTCGCGGGCACCCCTTTCGAAGGGCTGTTCGGCGGACAGGGCCAGAACCAGACGCGCGAGGCGCAGTCGCTGGGTTCGGGCTTCATCATCAGCGCCGACGGCTATGTGGTGACGAACAACCACGTCATTTCCGTTCAGGGCGACGGCGAGCTGGAATCGATCACCGTCACCATGCCCGACGGCACCGAGTACGAGGCCGAGCTGATCGGCAAGGATCCCGAATCCGACCTTGCCGTGTTGAAGATCCAGAGCGACCGGGACTTCCCCTTCGTCGAGTTCGGATCGTCCAGCGACGCGCGCGTGGGCGACTGGATCATCGCCATCGGCAATCCCTTCGGCCTGGGCGGCACGGTGACCAGCGGCATCATTTCGGCCGTGTTCCGCAACACCAATTCGGGCGGCATCTATGACCGCTATCTGCAGACCGACGCCGCCATCAACCGCGGCAATTCGGGCGGCCCGATGTTCGACATGCAGGGCAATGTGATCGGCATCAACAATGCCATCTTCTCGCCCACGGGCGGCAGCGTGGGCATCGGCTTTGCCATTCCCGCCGACACCGCGGCCCCGATCGTCGAGAAGCTGATCGCGGGCCAGTCGATCGAGCGCGGCTATCTGGGCATCCAGATCAACCCGGTGACCGACGACCTCGCCTCCTCTCTGGGCCTGCCGCGCAATCGCGGCGAGTTCGTGCAGTCGGTCGTGCCCGGCGGCGCGGCGGACCAGGCGGGGCTGCAGCCCGGCGACGTGGTGGTCAAGGTCGCGGGCCGCGACATCACGCCCGACCAGACGCTGAGCTATACGGTCGCGAATATCGAACCCGGCACGCGCGTTCCGATCGAGATCATCCGCAACGGCCAGCGCCGCACGCTGACTGCCACGATCGGCCTGCGCCCCAGCCAGGAAGAGCTGGCCGACAGCTTCGCCAATCCGGATGACGAGGAAGACGAGGGCTTCGGCAATCCCGGCACCGAGGGCGAGCAGGAATATATCGCCGAGAAGCTGGGCCTGTCGGCCATCCCGCTGACGCCGGAAATCCGCCGCCAGCTGGGCGTGGGCTCCGATACGCAGGGCATGGTGATCGCGGCCGTCGCCGCAAGCTCCGACGCGGGGCAGAAGGGCCTTCGCCGCGGCGACATCATCCTGTCGGCCAATTACCAGGACGTCACAAGCGTCGCCGAGCTGGAAAGCGCAGTCCGCGCTGCCGAGCGCGACGACCGCGAGGCGGTGTTGCTGCGCGTGCAGCGGCGCGGCCAGCCGGCGATCTATCTGCCGATCCGCCTCTCGCGCGACTGA